In Coregonus clupeaformis isolate EN_2021a chromosome 7, ASM2061545v1, whole genome shotgun sequence, one genomic interval encodes:
- the LOC121550600 gene encoding LOW QUALITY PROTEIN: G patch domain-containing protein 8-like (The sequence of the model RefSeq protein was modified relative to this genomic sequence to represent the inferred CDS: inserted 2 bases in 1 codon; deleted 2 bases in 1 codon) encodes MADRFSRFNEERDFQGGNHFDQYEEGQLELEQASLDKPIESDNIGHRLLQKHGWKLGQGLGKTMQGRTDPVPITLKYDVMGMGRMEMELDVAEDATEKRKVLEVEKEVTEELQQKYKDQVEKEKAIAKALEDLRANFYCELCEKQYQKHQEFDNHINSYDHAHKQRLKELKQREFARNVSSRSRKGGKKQEKLLRRLHELAEQRKQQNRTPGSGPMFKPTTVAVDGEKGEDGSAVTPEYVPPADTAMEGSSGEEKSSGGQASPKPAPTISFSLGKSSSSPAGASKVSVSFSFAKKPPVKLETAAAVFAELHQDEEEEEEGQEGGETAAGQEETLGCSTESPKGGGGGESVAAGPEEEQPQQEQLQQEQPEQQEEEDDGASLASTLNKLKMMMKKEEGWAGQEPEYYHYIPPTHCRVKPRFQFLVFMKATDQCEIREQEEEEEEVEEKKTEKVVAEVSEQTPPKATDCKSEEPGKTPAAPVTEPTPTSPKVKTEEASTSLTDPPPTTAPTAVPDSKQEAPPPVLEPNSGPKIPTGPFFLVLSKDESTTLQWPSELLDFTKAQPALSYSCNPLYFDFKLSRNKGARAGRAAKSSKPAGEGAEKKPNPEAAAAVNEGNSAAAATTPGSSTDNTDKEQPSLTVEGAQVETEEQKLQSNTSGAKKKKKKKKKKHKKSGKGSKRKEKEKGAVVDGDAETEILGEKTKKKKKHKRKKSKNKGEEGGGDKEKPKDEKAVAAMFSSAPPAPPAGTGSDTGTEPGKRKRPAKEALQKSGAEEGGAGKGSDEAKPSEEHNGTKRLKTDPSAPPSASCSSSAQKSPGPGRPPSSESEEEGGGGSASRSSRRRSTPXREGRRHQSEDSGRSRSRSSHREMGESSRRRHRGQASRSQSDSSSSERSSSAYSRHSYSDSYSDDSDGGRHRRHSKRSSDSEYDRRGSGGRRRSRRRHYSSSSSEDSRSRSRSHSRRKRHQRRHRSSSRSSSSRSRSSSARSWRRSYSRSHSSASRSSSSTKGSPHRGRGGRGSHRGRADSATRRRDFNHSCIYRSQSPRSASSRAPNRNSNSSSSQSQRAGGSRGDGGGEQRNSSSHFTARQLLDKIQSRKGSDVPTTGTKSGTKIKDPPSGYFGPKLPPALGNKSMLPLFGKLQAGKKYPAIPLTRPDGGEKSSAGKGSNAGEEVILMEPIREFPPPPPPPPVHKKVEETVVVVQEEARHLTLDTRVLHEPRSLFDQEPSMLMPMYQGEPGQDPSQNPMMEPLMPDMQQPPPMHAYPNYPPPSLEEEDMGMEAEEDGLAPLESQPITFTPEEMEKYGKLQQAAQQHIQQQLLAKHIKSFPSAAAAQAAANMANHLQPAPPPPQQQMIQIHQPAVSAASATSITTVQHLIQQHHAAQAAAMGIHPHGPHPHHQLAQVHHIPQHHLTPISLSHLGHSLGHTLGHQLGVGHAGLIPAHHTAFLSGQPIHIIPASALHHHTPLALHHIPHSSLYPTLFAPRHSNAAAAAALQLHPFLHPIFSGQDLQHPPNHGS; translated from the exons gacGCACCGACCCTGTGCCCATCACCCTCAAATATGATGTCATGGGGATGGGACGCATGGAGATGGAG TTGGACGTTGCCGAAGATGCTACAGAGAAGAGGAAAGTGCTGGAGGTGGAGAAGGAAGTCACAGAGGAATTACAGCAGAAATACAAG GACCAGGTGGAAAAGGAGAAGGCCATTGCTAAAGCCCTGGAAGACCTGAGGGCCAACTTTTACTGTGAGCTGTGTGAAAAACAGTACCAGAAGCACCAGGAGTTTGACAACCACATCAACTCCTACGACCATGCTCATAAGCAG AGGCTTAAGGAGCTGAAGCAGAGGGAGTTTGCGAGAAACGTGTCATCGCGCTCCCGGAagggtgggaagaagcaggagaAGCTGCTACGCAGGCTGCATGAGCTGGCTGAGCAGAGGAAACAGCAGAACCG TACCCCAGGAAGTGGTCCCATGTTCAAACCCACCACTGTGGCAGTAGACGGGGAGAAGGGTGAAGACGGGAGTGCTGTAACCCCGGAGTATGTTCCCCCTGCAGACACTGCCATGGAGGGCTCGTCAGGGGAGGAGAAGAGCAGTGGGGGTCAGGCCTCCCCCAAACCAGCCCCCACCATCAGCTTCTCCCTGGGGAAGAGCAGCTCATCCCCGGCCGGGGCCTCCAAGGTCAGCGTGTCCTTCTCCTTCGCCAAGAAACCCCCGGTGAAGCTGGAGACGGCCGCAGCAGTGTTCGCTGAGCTCCatcaggatgaggaggaggaggaggagggacaggagggaggggagacggCCGCGGGACAGGAGGAGACATTAGGCTGCAGCACCGAGAGCcccaagggaggaggaggaggggagagtgtaGCAGCAGGGCCAGAGGAGGAGCAGCCACAGCAGGAGCAACTACAACAAGAACAACcagagcagcaggaggaggaggatgatggtgcCTCCCTAGCCTCCACCCTCAACAAGctgaagatgatgatgaagaaGGAGGAAGGCTGGGCTGGCCAGGAGCCTGAGTACTACCACTACATCCCACCAACCCACTGCAGAGTCAAACCCCGCTTCCAGTTCCTGGTGTTCATGAAGGCCACAGACCAGTGTGAGATCAGGgagcaagaagaagaagaagaagaggtggaagagaagaagacagagaagGTGGTAGCAGAGGTTTCCGAGCAGACACCGCCAAAAGCTACTGACTGCAAATCAGAGGAGCCAGGGAAGACTCCTGCAGCTCCAGTCACAGAGCCCACTCCTACATCACCTAAAGTGAAGACTGAAGAGGCCTCCACCAGCTTAACAGACCCCCCTCCCACAACAGCCCCCACTGCAGTACCAGACAGCAAGCAGGAGGCCCCACCCCCAGTCCTAGAGCCCAACTCAGGCCCCAAAATCCCCACAGGCCCCTTCTTCCTGGTCCTGAGCAAAGACGAAAGCACCACTCTGCAGTGGCCCTCTGAGCTGCTGGATTTTACCAAGGCTCAGCCCGCCCTCTCTTACAGCTGCAACCCCCTCTACTTCGACTTCAAACTGTCCCGCAACAAAGGGGCCCGTGCTGGACGAGCAGCCAAGTCCTCCAAGCCCGCTGGTGAAGGAGCTGAGAAAAAACCCAATCCAGAGGCAGCTGCTGCAGTCAATGAGGGGaattctgctgctgctgccaccaccCCTGGGTCCAGCACTGACAACACTGATAAGGAGCAGCCCTCCTTAACAGTTGAGGGTGCCCAAGTGGAGACTGAGGAGCAAAAGCTACAGAGTAACACCAGCGgagccaagaagaagaagaagaagaagaaaaagaagcaTAAGAAATCTGGCAAAGGCTCCAAACGCAAAGAAAAAGAGAAGGGAGCCGTAGTGGACGGGGACGCAGAAACTGAGATCCTAGGAGAGAAAACcaaaaagaagaaaaaacacaAACGAAAGAAGAGCAAAAACAAAGGTGAAGAGGGAGGTGGTGATAAGGAAAAACCTAAAGACGAAAAAGCAGTAGCCGCAATGTTTTCTAGTGCTCCCCCAGCACCACCAGCAGGAACAGGATCTGATACAGGAACGGAACCTGGGAAGAGGAAACGACCAGCCAAAGAAGCACTTCAGAAGTCCGGGGCGGAGGAAGGTGGGGCAGGGAAAGGCTCTGACGAGGCCAAGCCCTCTGAGGAGCACAACGGCACCAAGCGTCTGAAGACAGACCCCAGCGCCCCACCCAGCGCTTCCTGCTCCTCCTCGGCCCAGAAGAGCCCCGGGCCAGGCAGACCACCCAGCAGTGAGAGTGAGGAGGAAGGAGGTGGAGGCTCCGCTTCACGATCCAGCCGCCGCAGGTCCACCCC CCGGGAGGGGCGCCGGCACCAGAGCGAGGACTCTGGCCGCTCCCGAAGCCGCTCGTCGCATCGGGAGATGGGCGAG AGCAGCCGGCGGCGGCACCGCGGCCAGGCCTCCCGTAGCCAGTCAGACTCCAGTAGCTCAGAGCGCTCCTCCAGCGCCTACAGCCGCCACAGCTACTCAGACAGCTACAGTGACGACAGCGACGGGGGCCGCCACCGGAGACACTCTAAACGCTCCTCTGACTCCGAGTACGATCGACGGGGAAGCGGCGGGCGGCGGCGCTCCAGAAGACGTCACTACTCGTCCTCGTCCTCGGAGGACTCTCGCTCACGCTCACGCAGCCACAGCCGCAGGAAGAGGCACCAGCGGCGGCACCGGAGCAGCTCTCGGAGCTCTagcagcaggagccgcagcagcagcgCCAGGTCGTGGAGACGCAGCTACAGCCGCAGCCACAGCTCAGCCAGCCGCTCCTCCAGCTCTACCAAGGGCTCCCCTCACCGGGGTCGGGGAGGCCGGGGGAGCCACAGGGGCCGGGCAGACAGCGCCACACGCCGCCGAGACTTCAACCACTCCTGCATCTACCGCTCCCAGTCCCCCCGCTCTGCCTCATCACGAGCCCCAAACCGCAACAGCAACTCGTCCAGCTCCCAGAGCCAGAGGGCAGGGGGGTCCCGGGGAGACGGAGGGGGAGAACAGAGGAACTCTTCCTCACATTTCACCGCCCGCCAGCTTCTGGATAAGATCCAGTCCAGGAAGGGATCTGATGTCCCAACCACAGGGACCAAGTCTGGCACCAAGATCAAGGACCCACCATCAGGCTACTTTGGGCCCAAACTGCCTCCAGCTCTGGGCAATAAGTCCATGCTACCCCTGTTCGGTAAGCTCCAGGCAGGGAAGAAATACCCTGCGATCCCCCTCACCCGGCCTGATGGTGGAGAGAAGTCGTCAGCGGGGAAAGGTTCAAATGCCGGCGAAGAGGTCATCCTGATGGAGCCCATTCGAGAGttccccccacctcctccccctcccccagttCATAAGAAGGTGGAGGAGACGGTAGTAGTAGTCCAGGAGGAGGCCCGCCACCTCACCCTGGACACACGGGTACTTCATGAGCCCCGGTCGCTGTTCGATCAGGAGCcctccatgttaatgcccatgtACCAGGGCGAGCCCGGACAGGACCCCTCCCAGAACCCCATGATGGAGCCCCTCATGCCCGACATGCAGCAGCCACCCCCCATGCACGCCTACCCCAACTACCCCCCACCCagcctggaggaggaggacatgggcatggaggcagaggaggacggtctggccccgctggagAGCCAGCCTATCACCTTCACCccagaggagatggagaagtACGGCAAGCTGCAGCAGGCTGCCCAGCAGCACATCCAGCAGCAGCTCCTGGCCAAGCACATCAAGTCCTTCCCCtcagccgcagcagcacaggctgCAGCGAACATGGCTAACCATCTGCAGCCGGCACCCCCTCCCCCACAGCAGCAGATGATCCAGATCCACCAGCCTGCCGTGTCTGCAGCCTCGGCCACCTCCATCACCACAGTACAACACCTCATCCAGCAGCACCATGCTGCTCAGGCTGCAGCCATGGGCATTCACCCACACGGCCCCCACCCGCACCACCAGTTAGCCCAGGTGCACCACATCCCCCAGCACCACCTCACCCCCATCTCACTGTCTCACCTGGGACACTCTCTTGGCCACACTCTGGGCCACCAGTTGGGAGTGGGACACGCTGGACTGATCCCTGCCCATCACACGGCCTTCCTCTCTGGCCAGCCCATACACATTATCCCAGCCTCGGCACTTCATCACCACACCCCCTTAGCCCTCCACCACATACCACACTCATCCCTCTACCCAACACTGTTCGCCCCCCGGCACAGTAACGCCGCTGCGGCAGCCGCACTGCAGCTCCACCCCTTCCTGCACCCCATCTTCTCAGGGCAGGACCTCCAGCACCCCCCTAACCACGGCTCCTGA